GATCGACGGCGACGCCTACGAGGTCTTCGGGCAGTTCGGTACCACTCGCGAGATCGCCCACCTCGGCAGCGTTCGTGGGCGCGACCCGGAGCTGGCCTGGCATGCCGCCAAGGAGGTCTACACCCGCCGCGAGCGCGCGACGCTGTTGTGGGTCGTTCCTCGCGCGGCGATCACCAGCGGAGGGCCAGATCGCGCGGTGACACTGATGTCATCGACGCGGATGCCGTTCCGGACGCCCGCCTATCCGGGGCGCAACCGCCGCAATCGCATGCAAACCCCAGTAGAG
The nucleotide sequence above comes from Euzebya pacifica. Encoded proteins:
- the paaB gene encoding 1,2-phenylacetyl-CoA epoxidase subunit B (with PaaBCDE catalyzes the hydroxylation of phenylacetyl-CoA; involved in phenylacetate degradation): MLGAQAIDGDAYEVFGQFGTTREIAHLGSVRGRDPELAWHAAKEVYTRRERATLLWVVPRAAITSGGPDRAVTLMSSTRMPFRTPAYPGRNRRNRMQTPVEE